From Calorimonas adulescens:
ACTTATTTATTTCTTTTGTCAATTCTTCTCTCTTTATGTTCTTTTCTTGCCCTTTTATCTTCAACACTGATTCGAGATTAAATCTAAATTTTTTCATCTTCTAACACTCTTTATTCTAAAACCAACGCTTTTAGTAAACTAAATGTGGTATCAAAACTAAAATTTTCTTCTGCTCCCTGTCTTAGGAAGCTTTCAATTTTATCATGCAGGTATATTGCCCGATCAATCCTTTTATTTGAGCCAGCATTATACATACCAATATTGATTATGTCTTCTGCCTCCTTGTATGCAGCCATACTATCCTTAATCTCACCAGCAATCCTCTTATGTTCATCAGTCACAATGTCATTCATCACCCTGCTTACACTGGCCAATACATCGATGGCCGGATAGTGATTCTGATTTGCAAGCTGCCTTGATAAAACAATATGTCCATCTAAAATACTGCGACATGCATCGGTTACAGGCTCATTGAGGTCGTCTCCATCCACCAGCACAGTATAAAAACCTGTAATAGAGCCACGCTTGAGATTGCCAGCTCTTTCTAACAACTTCGGAAGATTCGAAAATACCGATGGAGTATACCCCCTCGACACAGGTGGCTCACCTATGGCCAAACCAACTTCTCTCTGTGCCATAGCAAATCGTGTCACTGAATCCATCATGAAAAGGACATCAAAACCCATGTCACGAAAATACTCAGCAATAGCTGTAGCTACATATGCCCCTTTAACTCTAATTAGTGCAGGTTCATCAGAAGTTGCAACTACTAAGACGGACCTCTTCAACCCATCCTCACCCAGGTCCCGTTCAATAAAATCTTTGACCTCCCTCCCTCTCTCACCAATGAGAGCAATTACATTGATGTCAGCTTTAGTATTTCTTGCCATCATTCCTAAAAGAGTGCTTTTGCCCACACCACTCCCGGCAAATATTCCTATCCTTTGCCCTTTACCAACTGTAAGCAATCCATCAATCGCTTTAATTCCAACAGTAAGTGGTTTATTTATCCTTTCACGCTCCAAAGGTCGGGGTGCATGATTTTGAATAGGGTAATAGTCGGTATAGTAGATGTCTCCATTTCCATCTATAGGTCTACCAAGACCATCCAGAATCCTCCCAAGCATTTTTTCACTTACTCCAACAGTCAATGGTAAATTTCTTGCAATCACTTCAGAACCAGGTCCTATGCCATCCATCTCCCCTAACGGCATTAAAATTGTATTTCCATCCTTAAAACCTACAACCTCAGCCGGAATCGCTCTCTCACCGTTTAATGAAAACACATCACAAACATCTCCAACTTTAGCAGATGGCCCTTGAGAAACTATTGTAAGGCCTATTACGTCCTTTGTTACTCCCTTTATGGTATAAAACGGTGTGGTCTCAACTGCTGTAAAATATTTATCTAGGTTTACCATTTTTCAAAACCTCAATTAAAATATCCTTTATTTTATTCACCATATTTACCATGGAATAATCTATAAGTCCATTAGGTGTCTCTATTATAAAGTCACCCTTTGATAATCTAAGTTCTGGTATTATCTTGAATTCTTCACTGAATTGTCCTTTCAAAGTTTCAGCATCATCGTAGCTTACCCTAACATTGATAACTTTGCTGTTTTTCATTTCCTTTAAAGCCCCGACTACCCTTTTTGATATGGAGTCTTTTAAATTTCCAATATCATCGCAAAGCACCTTTTCGCATATTTTTACGACTAAATTTATTGCATCCTCTTCAACAATATCATACAACTTCTCTTTTTCTTTTATAATTTCATCCTTTATTGCATTAATCTCTGATAATTTTAATTCATACTCTTTATAAGCATCTTTTTTACCCTCTGCATACCCTGCCTTATATCCCTGGTTTTTCCCCTCATCATAGGCCTCTTTCTTAATTTGTTCAGCTTCTTGTCTTGCCATTTTCAGTATATCCGCTTTTTCTGCTTCAACCCTTTTCATAAATTTTTCATATAATTCATCAAAATCTTGTTGTTCTTTTTCGATAGTCGTTAATTGTTTTGCAGAAGATGGGAACATATCAAACGGTATTATGCTTAAATCATACTCACTGTCAATTATTACTTGTGCCCCTTTAAATACCTTAGACAATTATCTCATCGCCTCCACCTC
This genomic window contains:
- the fliI gene encoding flagellar protein export ATPase FliI — translated: MVNLDKYFTAVETTPFYTIKGVTKDVIGLTIVSQGPSAKVGDVCDVFSLNGERAIPAEVVGFKDGNTILMPLGEMDGIGPGSEVIARNLPLTVGVSEKMLGRILDGLGRPIDGNGDIYYTDYYPIQNHAPRPLERERINKPLTVGIKAIDGLLTVGKGQRIGIFAGSGVGKSTLLGMMARNTKADINVIALIGERGREVKDFIERDLGEDGLKRSVLVVATSDEPALIRVKGAYVATAIAEYFRDMGFDVLFMMDSVTRFAMAQREVGLAIGEPPVSRGYTPSVFSNLPKLLERAGNLKRGSITGFYTVLVDGDDLNEPVTDACRSILDGHIVLSRQLANQNHYPAIDVLASVSRVMNDIVTDEHKRIAGEIKDSMAAYKEAEDIINIGMYNAGSNKRIDRAIYLHDKIESFLRQGAEENFSFDTTFSLLKALVLE
- a CDS encoding FliH/SctL family protein, with product MSKVFKGAQVIIDSEYDLSIIPFDMFPSSAKQLTTIEKEQQDFDELYEKFMKRVEAEKADILKMARQEAEQIKKEAYDEGKNQGYKAGYAEGKKDAYKEYELKLSEINAIKDEIIKEKEKLYDIVEEDAINLVVKICEKVLCDDIGNLKDSISKRVVGALKEMKNSKVINVRVSYDDAETLKGQFSEEFKIIPELRLSKGDFIIETPNGLIDYSMVNMVNKIKDILIEVLKNGKPR